A window from Salvia miltiorrhiza cultivar Shanhuang (shh) chromosome 2, IMPLAD_Smil_shh, whole genome shotgun sequence encodes these proteins:
- the LOC131011326 gene encoding uncharacterized protein LOC131011326 has translation MRRSISKIPYRPATATSSIAASLSTSSGGGGRGRGRGGPTQFQFTVDTPPKDESKYSNHDGASPLPHGHGRGRGVPVASSSVPPAFSSFVNNESNSDAFGRGRGIGFVSPNSFSQPGEEFQPQPPKYNSQMPFLSKYEEALSDSAESEVPPADIKSTPSSIFNILSGAGRGKPGQSPASQSEKPKAEIRQARPREQRGTVGEQLSEEEKVRKAVGILSKGQVGGGSGGPEGRAERFEGGRGRGRGSGRGRGRETGVERGGYGERGGYEDAEDDAAAGELMAKKLGPEVMSRLREEVKEMLPTPENDALVDAYETNLMIECEPEYFMEEFGTNPDIDEKPYISLRDFLEKVKPFLMAYEGIQNQEEWEEIMEETMKNVPLIKSIVDHYAGPDRVTAKQQLGELERVAKTLPASTPSSVKRFTDRAVLSLQSNPGWGFDKKCQFMDKLIMEVSQQYK, from the exons ATGAGAAGAAGCATCTCCAAAATCCCTTACCGCCCTGCCACCGCCACGTCCTCGATCGCCGCCTCTCTATCCACCTCGTCAGGCGGCGGAGGTAGAGGCCGTGGCCGTGGCGGTCCTACTCAATTCCAGTTCACCGTCGACACCCCACCCAAGGACGAGTCCAAATATTCCAACCACGACGGCGCGTCTCCGCTCCCGCACGGCCATGGTCGAGGCAGAGGTGTTCCCGTTGCTTCATCCTCCGTTCCGCCTGCCTTCTCTTCTTTCGTGAACAATGAATCAAACTCCGACGCATTCGGCCGGGGCCGCGGCATTGGTTTTGTTTCCCCAAATTCCTTCTCACAGCCGGGAGAAGAATTTCAACCTCAGCCGCCGAAATATAATTCCCAAATGCCGTTCCTGTCCAAGTATGAAGAAGCACTATCGGATTCCGCTGAATCGGAAGTTCCTCCTGCCGACATAAAGTCGACTCCTTCTAGTATCTTCAATATTTTATCGGGTGCTGGTCGAGGGAAGCCAGGGCAATCCCCTGCGTCACAATCCGAGAAGCCCAAAGCAGAGATTCGACAAGCCCGTCCTAGGGAGCAGAGGGGCACTGTTGGAGAGCAGTTGAGTGAAGAGGAGAAAGTGAGAAAGGCGGTGGGAATATTGTCAAAAGGACAGGTAGGTGGAGGGAGTGGTGGCCCCGAAGGTAGAGCTGAAAGATTTGaaggaggaagaggaagaggaagaggaagtggacgaggaagaggaagagagacAGGAGTAGAGAGAGGAGGATATGGTGAGAGAGGTGGATATGAGGATGCGGAAGATGATGCTGCTGCTGGGGAATTAATGGCTAAGAAACTGGGGCCGGAGGTTATGAGCAGACTGAGAGAAGAGGTTAAAGAAATGTTGCCAACTCCTGAGAATGATGCTCTTGTGGATGCATACGAGACTAACTTAATG ATTGAATGCGAGCCAGAGTACTTCATGGAAGAGTTTGGCACGAACCCTGATATTGATGAGAAACCTTATATATCTCTTCGTGATTTTCTTGAGAAGGTAAAGCCATTCCTTATGGCTTATGAAGGGATTCAGAATCAAGAAGAGTGGGAG GAAATTATGGAAGAAACAATGAAGAATGTTCCTCTTATCAAATCGATTGTAGATCATTATGCTGGCCCAGATAGAGTGACTGCAAAGCAACAACTAGGAGAGCTAGAACGAGTGGCTAAAACTCTCCCAGCTAGTACACCTTCTTCTGTAAAACGTTTTACTGACCGTGCTGTTCTCTCGTTGCAG AGCAATCCGGGTTGGGGATTTGACAAGAAATGTCAATTCATGGATAAGCTGATAATGGAAGTTTCTCAACAGTACAAGTGA